In Nerophis ophidion isolate RoL-2023_Sa linkage group LG15, RoL_Noph_v1.0, whole genome shotgun sequence, the sequence CCAGgcccaaatattttcaaatgtgggTGTGTGTCGATAAAATAAAGAACCTTATATTCCCctcccctccccacacaccacttgtgTAACAGCAGTGATTTGCACTGCCAAAGCGTTTTGTAATGCAGGAGGAGGAGACAGAGGGGGGCTTGGGGGCGGGATTCTGCAGGATATAAGAAGACACAACAGGCTTTGACTCCTCACCTCTCCACAAGAAGAGCAGCTCACAACCCAGGAGACGCCATGGCGAACACACTCGTGAAGATGCTGGCCGCACTCATGTGCACACTGGCTGCTTTCGCTGACATTGTGCCCGTTCAGAATTTCGATCTGCAGAGGGTAAAGCGACAAATGACATGactgttttttttctgtatttgacATGCATTTACTCCTGACCTCAGATGGCAGGAAAGTGGTACTTGGTTGGCATCGCCACCAACGCCCCTTGGTTTGTCAATCACAAGGCCAGCATGAAGATGGGCACCGCCATGGTTGTGGCGACCGATGGAGGAGACTTGGACCTCACCTACGCCAACATCAAGTGAGTCCCTTATATATAGAATCAAGGTTCCAGTAGAAGCAACACTGCATGCAGTGTGCAAATATGGTGGCAAAAGTACTTCTTGGTGTGGTAAATGTTAACCGCCTTTCTTAAGGGAGGATGGCACGTGCTGGAGGATGACTCATCTGGCTCAAAAGACTGACACCCCTGGACGCTTCACATTTCACAGCCAAGGTAAGTCGACGTGACAGCAGGATGAAACATTGACGACAACAATTTACCCACCAggattgtaaaaaataaacacataataATAACACTGTATTGATCTAATATatgaaatatgcaatatttttagcTTTAAAAAGTTGGGAAATGACAGTCTGGGTCGCTTTTTATTCCGGGTCTAAAGAttaaaaaggtgttaaatgaaaaaacaaaaaaggaaactTTGTGTTCTCAGTTTGACCTGAAAATATTAAAAGTCTAATAAAAGAAGGGTTGTCTTATATCTGGGCCAATGCTGTGATTATGTCAAATTTGCCCccccaaaatattgtttttaactattttatttttgtattaaattttagtcataataacaatatatttTATAGTATTATTACAAACCGTTTACTGAAGTTGTACTTTATtttagttgtattattatttcCTTTAATAACCCCAGGGGCTTTTCTGTTAGACCAcggctgtcaaactcattttatctcaggggccacatggagtaaaatctgtgcacacacaggccggactattaaaatcatggcattaaaactaaaaaataaagacaacatcagattcttttctttgtcttactttggccaaaaagggaacaaacacattctgaaaatataacaataaaaatatagaaaaaaactaCCAGCAATGGTAACGTTTGAATCcaaggaaagaaaaaagaaagtgaatgaatgtttataactgaatacatttacatgtgcaataaaatatgtttctttttgaattattattttgaatgaatgaagtaacgtttatgacagcctttttcaaaacacaatatagaatgtgagatataaaaagataatgcatacatttatcatttgttttcaaaacacttacaGAAAAGTGGGACTCCAAaagtttactgtgggaccccattt encodes:
- the LOC133569546 gene encoding lipocalin-like; amino-acid sequence: MANTLVKMLAALMCTLAAFADIVPVQNFDLQRMAGKWYLVGIATNAPWFVNHKASMKMGTAMVVATDGGDLDLTYANIKEDGTCWRMTHLAQKTDTPGRFTFHSQVWNNDNDIRIVDIIYDDFALVHNIKTKDGVSEVVDKLYSRSTDVSAAHQQKFTDFSSGNGVLPENIVILPKAAECAEA